In the genome of Coleofasciculus sp. FACHB-1120, one region contains:
- a CDS encoding YbhN family protein, protein MKKIWSFLKPYLRWVILGGTLFFLAKALKDNWREVAAIRMTDAGWTNLAIAFLITLLAHTWSGFVWSWILQSFRQPVQPRWALQVYLKTNLAKYLPGNVWHYYGRIVAVTSHGGSFGAATLSVLLEPLLMAAAALLVALAGSQLGWAGVPQNTQTRTLQILGLGVVLLSVHPRILNPLMKLASKLKGKKARGAGIQGHRDTGTQAGGGEENANFSASASQPPTEATEASFRLERYPLFPLLGEIGFLLLRGAGFLFAMLALTPVNPNQIPMLLSGFSFAWLLGLIVPGAPGGIGVFETTAIALFDQHFSAAILLSVVALFRLVSILAEAAAAGLATLSELKDK, encoded by the coding sequence ATGAAAAAAATTTGGTCATTCCTGAAGCCGTACTTGCGCTGGGTTATTCTCGGCGGGACGCTATTTTTTTTGGCAAAAGCTCTCAAAGACAACTGGCGGGAAGTCGCAGCCATCCGAATGACTGATGCGGGATGGACAAATCTAGCGATCGCCTTTTTGATTACTTTACTGGCTCATACTTGGTCTGGATTTGTCTGGAGTTGGATTTTGCAATCCTTCCGGCAACCCGTTCAGCCTCGATGGGCGCTCCAAGTTTACCTCAAAACCAACCTTGCCAAGTATTTACCAGGGAATGTCTGGCACTACTACGGGCGCATCGTGGCGGTGACATCCCACGGGGGTTCTTTCGGTGCCGCGACTCTCAGCGTGTTACTTGAACCCCTCCTGATGGCAGCAGCCGCTTTATTAGTTGCCTTAGCAGGTAGCCAGTTAGGTTGGGCAGGCGTCCCGCAGAATACCCAGACGAGAACCTTGCAAATTCTCGGTTTAGGTGTGGTTTTGTTGAGCGTTCATCCCCGAATTTTGAACCCGCTGATGAAGTTGGCAAGTAAGTTGAAGGGAAAGAAGGCAAGAGGCGCAGGGATACAGGGACACAGGGATACAGGGACACAGGCGGGCGGGGGAGAAGAAAATGCCAATTTCTCTGCTTCAGCTTCTCAACCCCCCACAGAAGCGACAGAAGCTTCTTTTCGACTTGAGCGCTATCCCCTATTCCCTTTGTTGGGAGAAATTGGCTTTTTGTTACTGCGTGGCGCGGGGTTTTTGTTTGCCATGCTAGCGCTGACGCCAGTGAATCCGAATCAGATACCGATGCTGCTGAGTGGGTTTAGTTTCGCATGGCTGTTGGGTTTGATTGTTCCCGGCGCACCTGGGGGAATCGGGGTATTTGAAACGACAGCGATCGCGCTATTCGATCAACATTTTTCTGCCGCCATTCTTCTCAGCGTCGTCGCCCTATTCCGCTTGGTGAGTATTTTAGCGGAAGCCGCTGCTGCTGGATTGGCAACTTTGAGCGAGCTGAAGGATAAATAA
- a CDS encoding DUF1822 family protein produces the protein MNYLTDLTDDWVELEELPETIPLESEQLDQAVELSNQVGNEDRKWQTYLQALILLSFEEWLRKREPEIFLDREHSSVFQPQYTNAIDAVFNLRVSKFKVCLIPTITLTDKEVTIPRAVVDLPEFTAHFYIVIGIEEDLEIAAIRGFLRYDQLINYQPQLQPEADWTYQIPIAWFNREPNELLLYLQCLALSAIPLPEIPTNRQDTLARMQSTLLTLLPQLRNRPLWQVLTWEQGAAVLTTPDLLNWLYQPLTENTATVTNHLSELLQILTQQAINVRNWLRNQVDEVMQELSWEALPAPSPLRGTEPIRELPASFSLRRSEQNPSQELDEILIEISRNNQLEIPANSGRAYRDLTLGTRLRLYAVTWSFPDDDGWTLLLILKAIYGNESQEEMTLRVSDRVEVLAEDTLQLDGNEDYIFTQVAGTYQDKFLATITSETGKFQTLPPFEFIL, from the coding sequence ATGAATTACTTAACAGATTTGACAGATGATTGGGTCGAACTTGAAGAATTGCCAGAAACAATTCCCTTAGAATCAGAGCAGCTTGACCAAGCTGTAGAATTGAGTAACCAAGTAGGGAATGAAGACCGTAAATGGCAAACTTATCTTCAAGCTTTAATTTTATTGAGTTTTGAGGAATGGCTCCGGAAACGAGAACCGGAAATTTTTCTAGATAGAGAACACTCTTCAGTTTTTCAACCCCAGTATACTAATGCAATCGACGCCGTTTTTAATTTGAGAGTTAGCAAATTCAAGGTTTGTTTAATTCCTACTATTACCTTAACCGATAAAGAAGTCACTATTCCCAGAGCAGTAGTAGATTTACCAGAATTTACCGCTCATTTTTATATAGTTATTGGCATTGAGGAAGACTTAGAAATTGCAGCGATTAGAGGTTTTTTGCGTTACGACCAACTGATTAATTATCAACCGCAATTACAACCAGAAGCGGATTGGACTTATCAGATCCCGATTGCTTGGTTTAATCGCGAACCTAATGAACTGTTGCTTTATTTGCAATGTTTAGCTCTATCAGCAATTCCTTTACCTGAAATCCCAACGAATCGTCAGGATACCCTAGCTCGAATGCAGTCAACCCTATTAACATTATTACCCCAACTGCGTAACCGTCCTTTGTGGCAAGTCTTGACGTGGGAGCAGGGAGCAGCAGTTCTAACGACGCCGGATTTACTCAATTGGCTCTACCAGCCGCTAACTGAAAATACAGCAACCGTTACCAATCATCTATCAGAGCTGCTCCAAATCTTGACTCAGCAAGCGATAAATGTCAGGAACTGGTTACGCAACCAAGTGGATGAAGTAATGCAAGAATTGTCCTGGGAAGCCTTGCCAGCACCGTCTCCTTTGCGCGGAACTGAGCCAATCAGAGAGTTACCAGCATCATTTTCCCTCCGCAGGAGCGAACAAAACCCATCTCAAGAATTAGATGAAATTTTGATAGAAATTAGTCGCAATAATCAGTTGGAGATTCCAGCCAATTCGGGTCGTGCTTACCGAGACTTAACCCTAGGAACTCGGTTGCGGCTGTATGCTGTTACCTGGTCTTTCCCGGATGATGATGGCTGGACGTTATTGCTGATATTAAAGGCGATTTATGGAAATGAATCTCAGGAGGAGATGACGTTGCGTGTAAGCGATCGCGTGGAAGTTTTGGCGGAAGATACACTGCAATTAGATGGGAACGAAGACTATATTTTTACTCAAGTAGCGGGGACTTATCAGGATAAATTTCTCGCAACCATTACCTCAGAAACTGGGAAGTTCCAAACTTTGCCGCCGTTTGAATTTATTTTATAA
- a CDS encoding CHAT domain-containing protein produces MRLKRFFWIAPTTVLLVASQSFQLNFPMPLAVSPVVAQTSDARKAEADRLLQQGLQQLQTKQWQAGEKLLLQALAIYRKIGNRPGEGKALVYLGLSYFALEKPDKVIEYMEPGLAIAQEINDPRLEKLAMEILPIARLMNPRTAKADVLMQQANQQGQTGQFQAAIQSGQQALNIYREIGDRRGEVRALGILGEAYRLLGDLPRAIELFQQCLAIAREIKDPQLEKLALQSLSRIPNKNNPQKTEADKLTQQGTQQRQAGQFEAALKSYQQALIIYRQIKDRQGEGLVLANLGNAYNNRSDFTKAIEYSQQALKITREINDRESEGRILSNLGAAYLNLKDYQKAIEYFQQGLSVARELKDPQLEQQVQTWLQLAQGQSNPQTAQAEKLIKQGNEQLQTGQFEAGLQSFQAAQNIYQQIKDRGGEGRALAKLGLVYANLGDSAKAIGFAEQSLAIAREIKNQLGVGDALNNLGTVYLTLGDYAKAIWYTQQSLESTREIKNRGGEGAALGNLGLIYMRLGDYAKAIEYHQQDLQIAREMKNRQGEGQALANLGAAYLNLGDYSTAVESLHQSLAIAREIKASQNEGQVLGNLGGIYLNVGDSKQAIAHFEQVLAIAREIKDPQIEGMALVNLGVAHAELGSYKKAIEYEQQSLLISREIKNRYGESMALKNLGRALFKEGNLAQAETTLMEAIKVQESLRGGLNDPQKVSIFETQLDTYETLQQILIAQDKTNEALEISERGRARAFVELVASRLSPDQTTSVTPDPPNIQEIKQIAKEQNATIVQYSISNSREAVQFIPFSNSSEVRNSEPKIELTNKSEFYVWVIEPNGKVTFRSYGLKFKGTEAMAGGSALRKLVTETLASLGVGEDRQGIFEVTFPSPDPQLQTKSLQQLYFFLIQPIADLLPADPNSRVIFVPDQELFRVPFAALIAPDGKYLIEKHTILTSPSIQLLELTHKQRQNGSRSGQGALIVGNPSPMPKGFTPLKGAQKEALDVAQLLKTQPLIGSQATEPAIMQKLLSARIIHLATHGTFNEQQPLLGGVALAQTGKDTQNDGLLTAEEIFNLKSKLSAELLVLSACNTGRGRITGDGVIGLSRSFIAAGIPSVLVSLWAVPDAPTAELMTEFYTNFYQKKLDKAQALRRAMLKMMETHRDNPRAWAAFTLIGEAE; encoded by the coding sequence ATGCGATTGAAAAGATTTTTCTGGATTGCACCTACCACTGTACTACTCGTTGCCTCGCAGTCTTTTCAGCTCAATTTTCCGATGCCATTGGCAGTGTCTCCTGTAGTAGCTCAAACTTCAGATGCTCGTAAAGCGGAAGCTGACCGACTGTTGCAACAAGGGCTTCAGCAGTTGCAGACTAAGCAATGGCAGGCGGGGGAAAAGTTGCTGCTACAGGCGCTCGCAATTTATCGGAAAATTGGCAATCGCCCCGGAGAAGGCAAAGCTTTAGTTTATTTAGGATTGAGTTACTTTGCTCTAGAGAAACCCGACAAAGTAATCGAGTATATGGAGCCAGGTTTAGCGATCGCACAGGAAATCAACGACCCTCGGCTAGAGAAATTAGCGATGGAAATATTACCAATAGCTCGCTTAATGAACCCCCGTACAGCCAAAGCTGACGTGCTGATGCAGCAAGCAAATCAACAGGGTCAGACTGGTCAATTTCAAGCTGCCATCCAGTCTGGACAACAAGCACTGAATATTTATCGAGAAATTGGTGACCGTAGAGGAGAAGTGCGTGCGTTGGGAATTTTAGGAGAAGCTTATCGTTTACTGGGAGATTTGCCTCGCGCCATTGAGCTGTTTCAGCAATGTTTAGCAATTGCGCGGGAAATTAAAGACCCTCAGCTAGAGAAGTTAGCTTTGCAGAGTTTATCGCGAATTCCAAATAAAAATAATCCTCAGAAAACGGAAGCAGATAAACTGACGCAACAAGGGACTCAGCAACGGCAAGCCGGTCAGTTTGAAGCTGCATTAAAGTCTTACCAACAGGCGCTAATCATTTACCGGCAAATCAAAGACCGGCAAGGCGAGGGTTTGGTGCTGGCTAATCTAGGGAATGCTTACAATAACCGAAGTGACTTCACCAAAGCGATTGAGTACTCCCAGCAGGCGTTGAAAATTACACGGGAAATCAATGACCGTGAAAGTGAGGGAAGGATACTTTCAAATCTCGGTGCTGCTTACCTAAATCTAAAAGACTACCAAAAAGCGATTGAATACTTCCAGCAAGGATTATCAGTAGCACGTGAATTAAAAGACCCTCAACTGGAGCAACAAGTTCAGACATGGTTACAACTGGCGCAAGGGCAAAGTAATCCTCAGACAGCTCAAGCAGAGAAACTGATAAAACAGGGTAATGAGCAGTTACAAACTGGTCAATTTGAAGCTGGATTACAGTCTTTTCAGGCGGCGCAGAATATCTATCAGCAAATCAAAGATCGAGGAGGCGAAGGGAGGGCGCTAGCTAAGTTGGGTCTTGTTTACGCTAACTTGGGAGACTCTGCCAAAGCGATTGGGTTTGCCGAGCAGTCACTGGCAATTGCACGAGAAATCAAAAACCAACTAGGCGTGGGTGACGCGCTGAATAATCTGGGTACTGTTTACCTAACTCTGGGGGACTACGCTAAAGCGATTTGGTACACACAGCAGAGCTTGGAATCTACGCGGGAAATCAAGAACCGAGGAGGCGAGGGAGCGGCGCTGGGTAATCTGGGTCTTATCTATATGCGCTTGGGGGATTACGCCAAAGCCATTGAGTACCACCAACAAGACTTGCAGATTGCACGGGAAATGAAAAATCGGCAAGGGGAAGGTCAGGCGTTGGCAAATCTGGGTGCAGCCTACCTAAATCTGGGGGACTACAGCACAGCCGTTGAATCCCTACACCAGTCTTTAGCAATTGCACGAGAAATTAAAGCTTCTCAAAACGAGGGTCAGGTGCTGGGAAATCTGGGTGGAATCTACTTAAATGTGGGGGATTCTAAACAAGCGATCGCTCACTTTGAGCAAGTATTAGCGATCGCGCGGGAAATTAAAGACCCTCAAATCGAGGGAATGGCGCTAGTAAATCTGGGGGTTGCTCACGCAGAACTGGGGAGCTACAAAAAAGCGATTGAGTACGAACAACAGTCGTTACTCATCTCACGGGAAATCAAAAACCGTTACGGCGAGAGTATGGCTTTGAAAAATTTGGGTCGTGCTCTGTTTAAAGAAGGAAATCTCGCTCAGGCAGAAACCACCCTAATGGAGGCAATTAAGGTTCAGGAATCTCTACGAGGTGGGTTGAACGATCCCCAAAAAGTCTCTATTTTTGAGACGCAACTCGATACCTACGAAACATTACAGCAAATCCTCATTGCCCAGGATAAAACGAATGAAGCACTGGAAATCTCTGAACGGGGACGCGCTCGCGCATTTGTTGAATTAGTGGCGTCTCGCCTATCACCCGACCAAACCACATCTGTCACACCTGATCCACCAAACATTCAGGAAATTAAACAAATTGCAAAAGAGCAAAATGCCACAATTGTTCAGTATTCAATTTCCAATTCTAGAGAAGCTGTACAATTTATTCCCTTTTCTAATTCCTCAGAAGTCAGAAACTCGGAACCGAAAATTGAGCTGACTAACAAATCTGAATTCTACGTTTGGGTTATCGAGCCAAACGGCAAAGTTACATTTCGTTCTTATGGACTTAAATTTAAAGGCACGGAAGCAATGGCAGGAGGTTCTGCCCTACGAAAACTTGTTACTGAAACCCTTGCATCTTTAGGAGTCGGTGAAGATCGCCAGGGGATTTTTGAAGTAACTTTCCCTTCACCTGATCCACAGCTGCAAACTAAATCCTTACAACAACTCTATTTTTTCCTGATTCAGCCGATAGCAGATTTGTTGCCAGCTGACCCCAACTCCCGCGTTATCTTCGTTCCCGATCAAGAGCTGTTCCGCGTTCCCTTCGCCGCTCTTATTGCCCCAGACGGCAAGTATCTAATTGAGAAACATACGATTCTCACATCTCCCTCTATTCAACTGCTGGAGTTAACCCACAAGCAACGGCAAAATGGTTCCCGTTCAGGACAAGGTGCGCTAATCGTGGGCAATCCCAGCCCCATGCCGAAAGGATTTACACCCCTCAAAGGTGCCCAAAAAGAAGCCCTAGATGTCGCTCAACTGCTGAAAACCCAACCGCTCATCGGCTCCCAAGCCACCGAGCCTGCCATTATGCAGAAGTTACTGAGCGCACGTATCATTCATCTGGCAACCCACGGCACCTTTAACGAACAGCAGCCTTTACTCGGTGGTGTAGCACTCGCACAAACGGGTAAAGACACCCAAAATGACGGACTGCTCACCGCTGAAGAAATCTTCAACCTTAAGAGCAAACTAAGTGCTGAATTATTGGTCTTAAGTGCCTGCAACACTGGACGCGGACGCATCACGGGTGATGGTGTCATCGGCTTATCTCGCTCATTTATTGCAGCTGGCATCCCTAGTGTCCTCGTCTCCCTGTGGGCTGTCCCCGATGCTCCCACGGCTGAATTAATGACCGAGTTTTATACTAATTTCTACCAAAAGAAACTTGATAAAGCCCAAGCCTTACGCCGAGCGATGCTCAAGATGATGGAAACCCACCGCGACAATCCTAGAGCTTGGGCTGCTTTTACTCTTATCGGTGAAGCTGAGTAA
- a CDS encoding DUF6658 family protein: protein MNSVINWFKKINLGRIITVFLSATIIFVTTACNGGAQAKTADQVREDVPTGALTNEYKGGMNDYSDTDPRRDTSGVAAKAKGLIDNAERHVIDETDDVGTNTKRILDKKGENAKQFGDNVKQNADAVGDKAQRSASDFARGTKQGIENIKGNTQDSTKDLGKGTQRAADNIQQNTKDAGRNVVESAKRAADRAADAID from the coding sequence ATGAACAGCGTCATTAATTGGTTTAAAAAAATCAACTTGGGCAGAATCATCACCGTGTTTTTGTCCGCCACGATCATCTTTGTTACCACCGCTTGTAATGGTGGGGCGCAAGCGAAGACCGCGGACCAAGTAAGGGAGGACGTTCCTACAGGTGCCTTAACCAATGAGTACAAAGGCGGGATGAACGACTATAGCGATACCGATCCCAGAAGAGACACTTCAGGCGTAGCAGCTAAGGCAAAAGGTTTAATTGACAATGCTGAGCGCCACGTAATTGACGAGACCGATGACGTAGGTACGAACACCAAGCGGATTTTGGATAAGAAGGGCGAAAACGCTAAACAGTTCGGTGACAATGTGAAGCAAAATGCCGACGCAGTTGGCGACAAAGCCCAAAGATCGGCTAGCGATTTTGCTAGGGGAACAAAGCAGGGAATTGAAAATATCAAGGGCAATACTCAGGATTCAACCAAAGACCTGGGTAAAGGAACGCAACGGGCAGCTGACAATATCCAGCAAAATACTAAAGATGCAGGCAGAAATGTAGTTGAGAGCGCCAAGCGGGCAGCTGACAGGGCTGCTGATGCGATTGATTAG
- a CDS encoding CHASE2 domain-containing protein, which produces MMDRIVFKLRVKQVGTVCDFELSWGKGQILSVELNYPLSLTRSYEQWQSAYLNYYRRLRGHKVISGKGTLPVDRHQELVKAEVQLGDEFQHWLLTPELVSIRREIVKAAHKPEHHMVEVFLTCTPLELARLPWEIWEIGTDLGATQQIRIARTPANILNEPVRPIRRKARVLAILGDDTGLNLEADREALRSLDRVADIQLIGWKRNQGKTELNIPKSVEARFFDADALKMEIQKAIASEPGWDILFFAGHSNETVLTGGELGIAPHTSISIREIEESLKQAKKRGLQFAIFNSCSGMNIAESLINLGLSQVAVMREPIHNQVAQEFLVQFLASLTQYKDVHSALLEASFFLKQQEKYLSYPSAYLVSSLFRHPEAELFCIKPFGFSDTLKRWLPTKKEAWWLATILFLSLLSPVQSLLLEPRILLQAVYRQVTFQVPAKGSSPVRLIQIDEESLKADADKIKQIYPMDYRYLAALLNRVSELEAKTVGIDYILDDKKQPNNTLKLKQSIRNAVDKNTWLVFGSGEGESTPRSGVSKDIANLNWSLEGDIMFFPWYVELLPAEPESPQMYPFAYLLAIAYALNQELPPNLPRPNLQARTNFNSSVTNYLNQISQPPHKMAFLREIRLHPLTRFSQNFIQAWLHPIIDFSIPPKSAYERISACKLLGDCLGKGKVPDTFKNEVVLITPGGYKGAGLEGKNEDNYAIPLAVGFWRGWEEENFPGGEAHAYMLHHLLTRRLVIPIPDLWMILLSGLLGKGVTLMLQDNLRQRQRWVMKLAAFTSVYILASLQIYISVAMLLPWFLPTVLFWNYIRLAFRRQSHG; this is translated from the coding sequence ATGATGGATAGAATAGTTTTTAAGCTTAGGGTTAAGCAAGTCGGCACTGTTTGCGACTTTGAGTTGTCTTGGGGGAAAGGACAAATACTCTCTGTAGAGCTGAATTATCCCCTCTCGCTGACCAGGAGTTATGAACAGTGGCAAAGCGCCTATCTTAACTACTATAGGCGGCTGCGAGGGCACAAAGTCATCAGCGGTAAAGGCACTCTCCCAGTTGACCGACATCAGGAACTGGTGAAAGCAGAAGTTCAGCTAGGGGATGAATTTCAGCACTGGTTGCTCACTCCTGAATTAGTCAGTATTCGCCGCGAAATTGTCAAAGCGGCTCATAAACCGGAACATCATATGGTTGAGGTGTTCCTGACTTGCACTCCTCTAGAACTGGCGCGATTACCGTGGGAAATTTGGGAAATTGGGACGGATTTGGGTGCTACTCAACAAATACGTATTGCTCGCACTCCCGCCAATATTCTGAATGAACCCGTTCGTCCGATTCGCCGTAAAGCTAGGGTTTTAGCAATTTTAGGGGATGACACAGGCTTGAATTTGGAAGCTGATCGAGAAGCACTGCGATCGCTCGATCGTGTTGCAGATATTCAGTTGATTGGTTGGAAACGGAACCAGGGGAAAACTGAACTAAATATCCCGAAGAGTGTAGAGGCTCGATTTTTTGATGCTGATGCACTCAAAATGGAGATCCAGAAAGCGATCGCATCTGAACCTGGTTGGGATATCTTATTTTTTGCCGGACATAGTAATGAAACTGTCCTGACGGGTGGAGAATTAGGCATTGCACCTCATACTTCAATCTCGATTCGGGAAATTGAAGAGTCACTGAAACAGGCGAAAAAACGGGGACTTCAGTTTGCAATTTTCAACTCGTGTAGTGGCATGAATATTGCCGAATCCTTGATTAACTTGGGATTGAGCCAGGTAGCAGTAATGCGGGAACCGATTCACAATCAGGTAGCACAAGAATTTTTGGTGCAGTTTCTCGCTAGTCTGACTCAATACAAGGATGTTCATTCAGCTTTGCTGGAGGCAAGTTTCTTTCTTAAACAACAGGAAAAGTATCTTTCCTACCCTTCTGCTTACCTGGTTTCCTCCCTATTTCGTCATCCCGAAGCCGAGTTATTTTGCATTAAACCTTTTGGGTTCTCTGACACACTAAAACGCTGGTTGCCAACAAAAAAAGAAGCTTGGTGGCTAGCCACTATCCTGTTTTTAAGTTTATTATCACCCGTACAAAGTTTATTATTAGAACCGCGCATCTTACTTCAGGCTGTCTATCGCCAAGTCACCTTCCAAGTGCCAGCCAAAGGAAGTTCACCCGTGCGACTTATCCAAATTGATGAAGAATCTCTAAAGGCTGATGCAGATAAAATTAAACAAATTTATCCGATGGATTATCGTTATTTAGCGGCACTCTTAAATCGGGTTTCTGAATTAGAAGCTAAAACTGTTGGCATTGATTATATCTTAGATGATAAAAAGCAACCGAATAACACGCTAAAGCTTAAGCAGTCTATACGGAATGCTGTTGATAAAAATACTTGGTTAGTATTTGGTTCGGGAGAGGGAGAATCCACTCCTAGGTCAGGGGTAAGCAAGGATATTGCCAACCTCAATTGGAGTTTGGAAGGGGATATCATGTTCTTCCCTTGGTATGTTGAACTTTTGCCAGCAGAACCCGAAAGTCCACAGATGTATCCTTTTGCTTACCTCTTGGCGATAGCGTATGCGTTAAATCAAGAATTACCTCCTAATTTACCGCGACCAAATTTGCAGGCTCGAACAAATTTTAATTCCTCAGTTACTAACTATTTAAATCAAATAAGCCAACCTCCCCATAAAATGGCTTTTTTACGAGAAATTCGCCTTCATCCACTTACCCGCTTTTCTCAAAATTTTATTCAAGCATGGTTGCATCCAATTATTGACTTTTCTATTCCCCCCAAATCTGCCTACGAACGCATTTCTGCCTGTAAGTTGCTAGGAGATTGCCTAGGAAAAGGAAAAGTACCAGACACCTTTAAGAATGAAGTGGTGTTGATTACTCCAGGTGGATATAAAGGAGCCGGGTTAGAAGGGAAAAATGAAGATAATTATGCGATTCCTTTAGCTGTCGGTTTCTGGCGCGGTTGGGAGGAGGAAAATTTTCCTGGCGGTGAAGCTCATGCTTATATGCTTCATCATTTATTAACGCGGCGGTTGGTGATACCTATCCCCGATTTATGGATGATTTTACTTTCAGGATTGCTGGGAAAAGGCGTAACGCTGATGTTACAGGATAATCTTCGTCAGCGGCAACGGTGGGTGATGAAGTTAGCAGCATTTACAAGCGTTTATATCCTTGCTTCCTTGCAAATTTATATATCAGTGGCGATGTTATTACCTTGGTTTTTACCAACCGTTTTGTTTTGGAATTATATTCGTTTAGCATTTAGGAGACAGTCTCATGGCTAA
- a CDS encoding DUF6658 family protein has product MKHLTAFFKKLRLGQILTVFLAGVLLIFTTACNNGDSLGARPQNPPVQMGGNNNPHSNGGDGYTNYKMSTDPTVSKTANPRDRADLQILSNQLIATSDSEILYPGAETPQGRLEKERELPIKTADDFTQAKPGGLNQRNSDIGERAGNRLEKVGEEFKEASSFLKDKSDEAAQRPELQSNPALHK; this is encoded by the coding sequence GTGAAACACTTAACTGCTTTCTTTAAAAAACTACGGTTAGGTCAAATTTTGACCGTTTTTTTGGCAGGTGTGTTGCTAATTTTTACCACCGCTTGTAACAATGGCGATTCTTTAGGGGCACGTCCCCAAAATCCCCCCGTACAAATGGGAGGGAACAACAATCCCCACAGCAATGGTGGAGATGGCTACACAAATTACAAAATGTCTACCGATCCGACAGTCAGCAAAACAGCGAATCCACGCGATCGCGCTGACTTGCAGATCCTCTCTAATCAGTTAATTGCTACCAGCGATTCTGAAATCCTCTACCCAGGTGCTGAGACACCACAGGGGCGGTTGGAAAAAGAGAGAGAACTTCCCATCAAAACCGCCGATGACTTCACCCAGGCTAAGCCAGGTGGACTCAATCAGCGCAATTCCGATATTGGAGAGCGAGCCGGAAATCGACTGGAGAAGGTCGGTGAAGAGTTTAAAGAGGCTTCTAGCTTCCTTAAAGATAAATCAGATGAAGCCGCTCAGAGACCCGAACTGCAAAGCAACCCTGCATTGCACAAGTAA
- a CDS encoding HetZ-related protein 2 encodes MKKFLTVVLSPTEVAKQLASDCPGYSAATHESIALWLVGEDVERFETFNATQRTIALQAMDYRYRILRQRYLGVAPERAYCNLTTRLGSLVLLKNKIRTWVALSRDRSATVVDVLQEVLQELLHRDRYIQQQIAWIGKCTSDPRLSNALLMSSIEEYCLRPIRNQPLLVYRFFNYLRRSRRGGMTHIPKGELVRLVSEEVPSHETNNPVSFLDIHAVAEYQENQAIEEQMFLRTTVKQEFYNYLAENVSREAAVWLELYLAGNSQEAIARTLNLQSREVYRLREKVSYHAICVFARKKKPELVASWLKPTAAGRTSEQLVPIGMEK; translated from the coding sequence ATGAAAAAATTTCTAACCGTTGTGCTGTCTCCAACTGAGGTGGCGAAGCAGCTGGCATCTGACTGTCCTGGCTATAGCGCAGCAACCCATGAAAGTATTGCGCTCTGGCTGGTAGGAGAGGACGTAGAGCGTTTTGAAACGTTTAACGCAACGCAGAGAACAATTGCCTTGCAAGCGATGGATTATCGCTATCGCATTTTACGGCAACGCTACTTAGGCGTGGCACCAGAGCGTGCTTATTGTAACTTGACGACTCGGTTGGGGAGTTTAGTCTTGCTGAAGAATAAAATTCGGACTTGGGTAGCGCTATCGCGCGATCGCTCGGCAACAGTTGTCGATGTGTTGCAAGAAGTCCTTCAGGAATTATTGCATCGCGATCGCTACATTCAACAGCAAATTGCCTGGATTGGCAAATGTACTTCCGACCCTCGCTTAAGCAACGCCCTACTGATGAGCAGCATCGAAGAATACTGTCTCAGACCAATTCGCAACCAGCCACTTTTAGTTTATAGATTTTTTAACTATCTACGTCGTTCCCGGCGGGGAGGAATGACTCATATCCCAAAGGGTGAACTGGTGCGACTGGTTTCTGAGGAAGTGCCTTCCCATGAGACAAACAATCCGGTAAGTTTCCTCGATATCCACGCAGTTGCCGAGTATCAAGAAAATCAAGCAATTGAGGAACAAATGTTTCTGCGGACAACTGTAAAGCAGGAGTTTTACAACTATTTAGCCGAAAATGTCAGTCGAGAAGCAGCGGTTTGGCTGGAGCTTTACCTAGCTGGCAATTCTCAAGAAGCGATCGCTCGCACCTTGAATTTGCAGAGTAGGGAAGTCTATCGTCTGCGGGAAAAAGTCAGCTACCATGCAATTTGCGTTTTTGCCAGAAAAAAGAAGCCGGAGCTAGTCGCAAGCTGGCTAAAACCCACCGCAGCCGGTAGAACATCTGAGCAACTTGTGCCGATAGGAATGGAAAAGTAG